From Aptenodytes patagonicus chromosome 1, bAptPat1.pri.cur, whole genome shotgun sequence, one genomic window encodes:
- the TAPBPL gene encoding tapasin-related protein: MAGGRVLCGALVLCGALLALEAGPAKAPTPAPPFRRVDIALGCSYVGEDVRGLLHASGGSSSEHPATLVLRGISIRDDGNLDDVTEYKVPQENPDSSSPIVFEASAQSVSIPHAESMLHADCDGEEVNCEISPYSFQRPGKGPCHTSWFMATLQLSGGISIALVLRGPHCSSWEEEHDATLHPKLRIPMSKEGTLLTTVEFQSSSCNTSLHTHLGSSVTLDCRFALAPSSSFSSLEWRRQHQGSGRSLFWYQVGSTGPAAEPKVHVDVVELLGTGDASLSLQGVSVGDEGTYICLVSTLLHQAQHIIQLHVAEPPRVHVIPAVVSFERDVTTTLTCSIAGYYPLDVSVSWTQKTPEDDAEIPLSNARFSSHRQSQDGTYSITSYLSISSATARAPATYSCHVSHVALAEPISVSAHLKAPEQTGSEGLVGGFIATIIFIVVLFIALRRRAAKPKSEQLLRASE, translated from the exons ATGGCCGGCGGGCGGGTGCtgtgcggggccctggtgctgtGCGGGGCCCTGCTGGCCCTGGAGGCGG GGCCAGCGAAAGCTCCCACACCAGCACCTCCGTTTCGCAGGGTGGACATTGCCCTGGGCTGCTCCTATGTGGGGGAAGATGTAAGAGGTTTGCTGCATGCCTCTGGCGGCTCGTCCTCCGAGCATCCTGCTACTCTCGTACTGAGGGGTATCAGCATCAGAGATGACGGGAACTTGGATGATGTAACTGAGTACAAAGTCCCACAGGAAAATCCTGACTCCTCTTCTCCCATTGTCTTTGAAGCCTCAG CCCAGTCGGTATCCATCCCACACGCAGAGTCCATGCTGCACGCGGACTGTGATGGGGAGGAGGTGAACTGCGAGATCTCCCCATACAGCTTCCAGCGGCCTGGCAAGGGGCCCTGCCATACCTCCTGGTTCATGGCCACCCTGCAGCTCTCCGGCGGCATCAGTATTGCCCTGGTGCTCAGAGGACCccactgcagcagctgggaggaggagcaCGATGCAACACTGCACCCAAAGCTGAGGATTCCTATGAGCAAGGAGGGGACGTTGCTGACCACAG ttGAATTTCAATCGTCATCATGCAACACTTCCCTGCACACGCATCTTGGCAGCTCAGTCACCCTCGACTGCCGCTTTGCCTTGGCTCCCAgctcctcattttcctccctgGAGTGGAGGAGGCAGCACCAAGGCAGTGGCCGTAGCCTTTTCTGGTACCAGGTGGGGAGCACAGGCCCAGCAGCGGAGCCAAAAGTCCACGTGGATGTGGTGGAGCTGCTGGGGACTGGAGACGCGTCGCTTAGCCTGCAAGGAGTGAGCGTGGGAGACGAAGGGACGTACATCTGTTTGGTGTCCACTCTACTGCACCAGGCACAGCACATCATCCAGCTGCATGTGGCCG AGCCTCCAAGAGTTCATGTCATTCCAGCAGTGGTGTCATTTGAGAGAGATGTGACAACTACTCTGACCTGCAGCATTGCTGGCTATTACCCCCTGGACGTCTCGGTGAGCTGGACACAGAAGACTCCTGAGGATGACGCAGAAATCCCCCTCTCAAATGCACGTTTCTCCAGCCACCGGCAAAGCCAAGATGGCACCTACAGCATCACCTCCTACCTCAGCATCAGCTCAGCCACAGCACGGGCACCAGCCACCTACAGCTGCCATGTTTCACACGTGGCCCTGGCAGAGCCCATCTCTGTGAGCGCCCATCTTAAGGCACCAG AGCAAACGGGATCAGAAGGACTGGTGGGGGGTTTCATTGCTACCATCATTTTCATCGTTGTCCTCTTCATTGCGCTCAGGAGAAGAGCAG cTAAACCAAAGTCTGAGCAACTTCTAAGGGCTTCAGAATAG
- the FBXO40 gene encoding F-box only protein 40, giving the protein MIKHRAQKAPPGQHRHCERCFNRHCHAPIEPSISCMVISCRFHCGATFHMCKAEEHQLLCPLEQVSCLNSAYGCPFSMARFKLAKHLQVCPASVVCCSMEWNRWPNVDSDTTLHKNIMKETLNEECLDTALALRDQKILFRTLKIADLFPEWRKKDELEELMDEAIGGEEGAVGGVACGSQEADDQLSELSQREREDLAKDKEGMDLGSYKTWENIFSKELLACKVTGSAASAGQKTEEASKKTASDPHATSSTEKAKEVPDGAEEAKDQKPEQVTPNTERTGLAPWQEGVLERLKKEVGVGDYNMYLVHHGGMLIRFGQLAACTPKEKDFVYGNLEAQEVKTVYTFKVPVSYCGKRARLGDALGHKIPTSDKSVDTSELGINLEELPKANIVKATLLCALEKELKGHEISEARGIDGLFMDFPTQTYSFPLESFSSDAVLADILDEKSPPELHVELYTECVTRRHNKSSSAFTFTCSHFFRRDEFPSHFKNVHADIQSCLDGWFQHRCPLAYLGCTFVQNHFRPDGLKAKVIYSKPLKTFAIKPEVDTVLAESGKCNSTVANRGRNKDSLSSLPVEVLKYIAGFLDSFSLSQLSQVSVLMRDICATLLQERGMVLLVWEKKRYSHGGTSWKARKKIWQFSSLFSRVNKWQRNDVACMSEHLKNCPFYQVEHKTDPVLLTGMCESREQTQKTLVSTFKRRV; this is encoded by the exons ATGATTAAG CACCGGGCTCAGAAAGCTCCCCCTGGGCAGCACAGGCACTGTGAGAGATGTTTCAACCGGCACTGCCACGCACCAATTGAGCCCTCCATCTCCTGCATGGTGATCAGCTGCCGCTTTCACTGCGGGGCCACCTTCCACATGTGCAAGGCAGAGGAGCACCAATTGCTCTGTCCCTTAGAGCAGGTCTCCTGCCTCAACTCAGCCTATGGCTGCCCTTTTTCCATGGCCCGCTTTAAGCTGGCCAAGCACCTCCAGGTCTGTCCAGCCAGCGTTGTCTGCTGCTCGATGGAGTGGAATCGCTGGCCAAACGTGGATTCAGACACAACCCTCCACAAGAACATTATGAAGGAGACCTTGAACGAAGAGTGTCTGGACACAGCCTTGGCGCTCAGAGACCAGAAGATACTTTTCAGGACTTTGAAAATAGCCGACTTGTTTCCAGAGTGGAGGAAAAAGGATGAACTGGAAGAGCTAATGGACGAAGCTATAGGTGGGGAAGAAGGTGCTGTGGGAGGAGTAGCCTGTGGTTCCCAAGAGGCCGATGACCAGTTGTCCGAGCTCAGCCAACGTGAGCGTGAAGATTTGGCAAAGGACAAAGAGGGAATGGATCTGGGGAGTTACAAAACCTGGGAGAACATTTTCAGCAAAGAGCTCCTGGCTTGCAAGGTAACGGGCTCAGCGGCCAGCGCAGGACAAAAGACAGAGGAGGCTTCCAAGAAAACAGCATCAGACCCTCATGCTACCAGCTCCACAGAGAAGGCAAAGGAAGTACCTGACGGTGCAGAAGAGGCAAAAGACCAAAAGCCTGAACAAGTAACACCAAATACAGAAAGGACAGGACTGGCTCCCTGGCAAGAAGGGGTCCTGGAAAGGCTGAAGAAGGAAGTTGGTGTAGGTGATTACAACATGTATCTGGTACATCATGGGGGAATGCTCATCCGCTTTGGCCAGCTAGCTGCTTGCACACCCAAAGAAAAAGACTTTGTCTATGGGAACTTGGAAGCTCAGGAGGTGAAGACTGTTTACACCTTCAAAGTGCCAGTTAGTTACTGTGGCAAAAGAGCACGACTAGGAGATGCACTGGGCCACAAGATACCAACTTCAGACAAGTCAGTGGATACCTCAGAATTGGGAATAAACCTAGAAGAGCTACCTAAGGCAAATATAGTTAAAGCCACACTGCTGTGTGCACTGGAAAAAGAGCTGAAAGGCCATGAGATCTCCGAAGCAAGGGGTATCGATGGACTCTTCATGGATTTTCCAACGCAGACATACAGCTTCCCTCTAGAGTCCTTCTCCTCCGATGCTGTTCTAGCAGATATTCTGGATGAAAAAAGCCCACCAGAACTCCACGTGGAGCTCTACACTGAATGTGTAACCAGAAGACACAACAAAAGCAGTTCAGCTTTCACGTTCACTTGCAGTCATTTCTTCAGGAGGGATGAGTTCCCGTCCCACTTCAAGAATGTGCACGCTGATATCCAGTCATGTCTGGACGGATGGTTCCAGCATCGCTGCCCACTGGCCTACTTGGGATGTACTTTTGTCCAAAATCACTTCCGCCCTGATGGACTTAAGGCCAAGGTTATATACAGCAAGCCTCTCAAGACATTTGCTATTAAGCCAGAGGTGGACACCGTCCTTGCTGAATCAGGGAAGTGCAATTCCACAGTGGCTAATCGAGGGAGAAATAAGGACTCGCTGAGCAGCCTCCCAGTGGAAGTGCTCAAGTACATTGCTGGGTTCCTGGACAGCTTCAGTTTATCTCAGCTGTCGCAAGTGTCAGTGCTGATGAGGGACATCTGTGCCACTCTTCTTCAAGAGAGGGGAATGGTCCTGCTggtctgggagaaaaaaagatattccCATGGCGGTACTTCGTGGAAAGCTCGCAAAAAG ATCTGGCAGTTCAGCAGCCTGTTCTCCAGAGTTAACAAATGGCAGCGCAACGATGTCGCGTGCATGTCGGAGCACCTGAAGAACTGTCCCTTCTACCAAGTGGAGCACAAGACGGACCCCGTGCTGCTGACAGGCATGTGCGAGTCTCGAGAGCAGACTCAAAAGACTTTGGTTTCTACTTTCAAGCGCAGAGTCTGA